A region of Solanum dulcamara chromosome 7, daSolDulc1.2, whole genome shotgun sequence DNA encodes the following proteins:
- the LOC129894646 gene encoding flavanone 3-dioxygenase 3: protein MSDDNESSSSFPIGKTAQEMGLSYVPKCYIMPPSQRPSLNSEFAKVPVINLGDTNDIVNDPLVERSIIIHDIANACRRNGFFQVINHGISQSILDGALSAAFGFFELPNEDKEKFMSNDVYKPVRYGTGLKDGEDKVQFWRVFLKHYANPLNDWIKLWPQNPQDYREKMGKYAEEIQKLAIKIMGMITEGLGLGPTYQSKNVKDGMNVIAVNCYPPCPQPSLALGLPPHSDYSILTITLQSSIGLQILDTQDNEWRGVQNLHGSLQVHVGDHLEVLSNGLYESVVHRVTLNSHKTRFSVSSLHSLGMDEKMKTAEELVDDEHPKRYKESSFSDFLKFLHENDIGQGRSFLMTLKKN from the exons ATGAGTGATGACAATGAAAGCTCAAGCTCATTTCCAATTGGGAAAACTGCACAAGAGATGGGGCTATCATATGTCCCAAAGTGTTACATCATGCCACCTTCCCAAAGGCCTAGTTTGAACTCCGAGTTTGCAAAGGTACCTGTGATTAATTTGGGGGATACAAATGATATTGTTAATGATCCCCTCGTGGAGAGATCAATAATCATCCATGATATTGCTAACGCTTGTCGCCGCAATGGTTTTTTTCAA GTTATCAACCATGGAATATCCCAATCTATATTAGATGGAGCACTTTCCGCCGCGTTTGGTTTCTTCGAGCTCCCAAATGAggataaagaaaaatttatgtcGAATGATGTGTACAAGCCTGTTCGTTATGGCACGGGCTTGAAGGATGGTGAAGACAAAGTTCAGTTCTGGAGGGTCTTCCTCAAGCACTATGCAAATCCTCTCAATGATTGGATTAAACTGTGGCCTCAAAATCCACAAGACTACAG GGAAAAGATGGGGAAATATGCAGAGGAAATACAAAAGCTAGCTATCAAAATCATGGGCATGATCACTGAAGGCCTAGGACTTGGTCCAACATATCAAAGCAAAAATGTGAAGGATGGAATGAATGTAATTGCTGTCAATTGTTATCCTCCATGCCCTCAACCAAGCCTTGCACTTGGGCTGCCACCACATTCAGACTACAGTATCCTTACAATCACCCTTCAAAGCTCCATTGGACTACAAATTTTGGACACACAAGATAACGAATGGAGAGGAGTCCAAAACCTTCATGGTAGCTTACAAGTTCATGTAGGTGACCATCTTGAAGTACTAAGCAATGGATTGTACGAAAGTGTGGTACACAGGGTGACATTGAACTCTCATAAAACAAGATTTTCAGTTTCTAGTTTGCATAGTTTGGGAATGGATGAGAAAATGAAGACAGCTGAAGAGTTAGTGGATGATGAACATCCAAAGAGGTATAAAGAAAGCAGCTTCTCAGATTTTCTCAAATTTCTACATGAGAATGATATTGGACAAGGCAGAAGCTTCCTCATGACACTCAAGAAAAACTAG